In Mycobacteriales bacterium, a single window of DNA contains:
- a CDS encoding class I SAM-dependent methyltransferase has protein sequence MNEPGRAQRVSREEVEAARDDPKRANILYHDWEAGSYDEKWSISYDERCVTYARGRFDHIAGPVAEPYGRALEIGSGTGFFLLNLMQAGVAKSGSVTDISPGMVEVALRNAAGLGLDVEGRVADAETIPYGDGEFDLVVGHAVLHHIPDVEKALREVLRVLKPGGRFVFAGEPTRYGDVIARRLSRLTWWAATRATRLPALSAWRRPQQELDESSQAAALEAVVDLHTFAPARLRRLAHAAGAVDVEVRTEELTAAWFGWPVRTFEAAVPPGKLGWDWAMFAYQGWQRLSALDRRLTRVVPAGLFYNALVTGSRPGDTRT, from the coding sequence GTGAACGAGCCCGGGCGGGCGCAGCGCGTCTCCCGCGAAGAGGTCGAGGCGGCCCGGGACGATCCGAAGCGCGCCAACATCCTCTACCACGACTGGGAAGCCGGCTCCTACGACGAGAAGTGGTCCATCTCGTACGACGAGCGCTGCGTGACCTACGCGCGCGGCCGGTTCGACCACATCGCCGGCCCGGTGGCCGAGCCCTACGGGCGGGCGCTGGAGATCGGCTCCGGCACCGGCTTCTTCCTGCTCAACCTCATGCAGGCCGGGGTCGCGAAGAGCGGCTCGGTGACCGACATCAGCCCGGGCATGGTCGAGGTCGCGCTGCGCAACGCCGCCGGCCTCGGCCTGGACGTCGAGGGCCGGGTCGCCGACGCCGAGACGATCCCGTACGGCGACGGCGAGTTCGACCTGGTCGTCGGGCACGCGGTGCTGCACCACATCCCGGACGTGGAGAAGGCGCTGCGCGAGGTCCTGCGGGTGCTCAAGCCGGGCGGCCGGTTCGTCTTCGCCGGCGAGCCGACGCGGTACGGCGACGTGATCGCCCGCCGGCTGTCCCGGCTGACCTGGTGGGCCGCCACCCGCGCGACCCGGCTGCCGGCGTTGTCGGCCTGGCGCCGGCCGCAGCAGGAGCTGGACGAGTCCTCCCAGGCTGCGGCGCTGGAGGCGGTCGTCGACCTGCACACGTTCGCGCCGGCGAGGCTGCGCCGGCTGGCGCACGCGGCCGGCGCCGTCGACGTCGAGGTCCGGACCGAGGAGCTGACCGCGGCCTGGTTCGGCTGGCCGGTGCGCACGTTCGAGGCCGCCGTGCCGCCGGGGAAGCTCGGCTGGGACTGGGCGATGTTCGCGTATCAGGGCTGGCAGCGGCTGTCCGCGCTGGACCGGCGGCTGACCCGGGTGGTGCCCGCGGGGCTGTTCTACAACGCGCTGGTGACAGGGTCGAGACCTGGCGACACGCGCACCTGA
- a CDS encoding enoyl-CoA hydratase-related protein yields MGELVKLEVDGGVGTVRLDRPPMNAINDQLRTELAEAALEATARADVRAVVIYGGEKVFAAGADIKQMVTAGYAEMVERAGALQSALELLARIPKPTVAAVTGYALGGGCELALTADFRVCGDNAKLGQPEILLGVIPGAGGTQRLARLLGPARAKDLVYSGRFVGAEEALRIGLVDKVVAPDEVYSAAVEMASKYVEGPALALRAAKAAIDGGLDVDLDSGLRLETQLFTGLFATEDQTIGMRSFVENGPGKAKFTGK; encoded by the coding sequence GTGGGCGAGTTGGTCAAGCTCGAGGTCGACGGCGGCGTGGGCACGGTCCGGCTCGACCGGCCCCCGATGAACGCGATCAACGACCAGCTGCGGACCGAGCTCGCCGAGGCCGCGCTGGAGGCGACCGCCCGGGCCGACGTCCGGGCCGTGGTGATCTACGGCGGCGAGAAGGTGTTCGCCGCCGGCGCCGACATCAAGCAGATGGTCACCGCCGGCTACGCCGAGATGGTCGAGCGGGCCGGCGCCCTGCAGTCCGCGCTGGAGCTGCTGGCCCGCATCCCCAAGCCGACCGTCGCCGCCGTGACCGGGTACGCACTGGGCGGCGGCTGCGAGCTCGCGCTGACCGCCGACTTCCGGGTCTGCGGCGACAACGCGAAGCTCGGCCAGCCGGAGATCCTGCTCGGCGTCATCCCCGGCGCCGGCGGCACCCAGCGGCTGGCCCGGCTCCTTGGCCCGGCCCGGGCCAAGGACCTGGTCTACTCGGGCCGGTTCGTCGGCGCCGAGGAGGCGCTGCGGATCGGGCTGGTGGACAAGGTCGTCGCGCCCGACGAGGTCTACTCGGCCGCGGTCGAGATGGCCTCGAAGTACGTCGAGGGCCCGGCGCTGGCGCTGCGGGCGGCCAAGGCCGCCATCGACGGCGGCCTGGACGTCGACCTGGACAGCGGGCTGCGGCTGGAGACCCAGCTGTTCACCGGCCTGTTCGCGACCGAGGACCAGACCATCGGGATGAGGTCGTTCGTCGAGAACGGTCCCGGCAAGGCGAAGTTCACGGGGAAGTGA
- a CDS encoding acyltransferase produces the protein MARPARFLTVASLRWIIRHRAWTPWYLARYWRFAVFKLRNPHVVTEGFVFLGRNVTLEARRGYGRLILGRWVHIGSGNSIRCHEGTMRIGDKCVFGKDNTVNGYLDIEFGAATIVADWVYVCDFDHAFDDVTIPIKDQGIVKSPVRIGPDVWLGTKVTVLRGTTIGRGSVIAANAVVNKDIPAYSVAVGVPARVIRDRIADHEAAALRRAALADIARKTRLASESAP, from the coding sequence ATGGCTCGTCCCGCTCGGTTCCTCACCGTGGCCAGCCTGCGCTGGATCATCCGGCACCGGGCCTGGACCCCCTGGTATCTGGCCCGCTACTGGCGGTTCGCGGTGTTCAAGCTGCGCAACCCGCACGTCGTCACCGAGGGCTTCGTCTTCCTCGGCCGCAACGTGACGCTGGAGGCCCGCCGCGGGTACGGCCGGCTCATCCTGGGCCGCTGGGTGCACATCGGCAGCGGCAACAGCATCCGGTGCCACGAGGGAACGATGCGCATCGGCGACAAGTGTGTGTTCGGCAAGGACAACACCGTCAACGGCTACCTGGACATCGAGTTCGGCGCGGCCACCATCGTCGCCGACTGGGTGTACGTCTGCGACTTCGACCACGCCTTCGACGACGTGACGATCCCGATCAAGGACCAGGGCATCGTGAAGTCGCCGGTCCGGATCGGGCCGGACGTCTGGCTCGGCACCAAGGTGACCGTGCTGCGCGGGACCACGATCGGGCGCGGCAGCGTGATCGCGGCGAACGCGGTGGTGAACAAGGACATCCCGGCGTACTCGGTGGCGGTGGGGGTGCCGGCCCGGGTGATCCGGGACCGGATCGCCGACCACGAGGCGGCGGCGCTGCGGCGGGCGGCGCTCGCCGACATCGCGCGCAAGACCCGCCTCGCCTCGGAGTCGGCCCCCTAG
- a CDS encoding FAD-dependent oxidoreductase: protein MVDVDVVVLGGGPAGLAAAMRAAERGRSVLLLERGPAVGGMAASFEVAGIRVDSGSHRLHPASPPAVLGLLRELLGEDLQTRPRHGRLRVYGRWVGFPLRPAELARTLPPGAVARIARDAVTGPVTKTDPSSYESMLRGTIGPELHGALYGPYAVKLWGLPGSRIDAEQARRRVGSGGVWGIARKIVRRDSSGQGRLFHYPRRGFGQIVDVLAEAAAKAGATVETGAEVTAVTPAADGVTVSTADGRSVHTGHVLSTVPLPILARLAGADVPASGLTFRAMALVYLVHEGGRWTEFDAHYLPGPETPVTRLSEPANYRVSPEDPADRTVLCAEIPCAVGDAVWTATDDELATIVRAGLAATGLPPVRLGGVHVRRLPHVYPVYEIGYADALRPLDDWADGLERITTFGRLGLFAHDNTHHAMAEALDAVDALRPDGTRDPVLWAAARARFAAHVVED, encoded by the coding sequence GTGGTCGATGTCGACGTGGTGGTGCTGGGCGGGGGGCCGGCCGGGCTGGCCGCGGCGATGCGGGCGGCCGAGCGCGGCCGGTCGGTGCTGCTGCTGGAGCGCGGCCCGGCCGTCGGCGGGATGGCGGCCTCCTTCGAGGTGGCCGGCATCCGGGTCGACTCGGGCAGCCACCGGCTGCACCCGGCCAGCCCGCCCGCGGTGCTCGGCCTGCTCCGGGAGCTGCTCGGCGAGGACCTGCAGACCCGGCCCCGGCACGGCCGGCTGCGGGTGTACGGCCGCTGGGTCGGCTTCCCGCTGCGCCCGGCCGAGCTCGCCCGCACCCTGCCGCCCGGGGCCGTGGCCCGCATCGCCCGCGACGCCGTGACCGGCCCGGTCACCAAGACGGACCCGTCGTCGTACGAGTCGATGCTGCGCGGCACGATCGGACCGGAGCTGCACGGCGCCCTCTACGGGCCGTACGCGGTGAAGCTCTGGGGCCTTCCCGGCAGCCGGATCGACGCCGAGCAGGCCCGCCGCCGGGTCGGCTCCGGCGGCGTCTGGGGCATCGCCCGCAAGATCGTCCGCCGGGACTCCTCCGGCCAGGGCCGGCTCTTCCACTACCCCCGCCGCGGTTTCGGCCAGATCGTCGACGTGCTGGCCGAGGCGGCCGCGAAGGCGGGCGCGACGGTCGAGACCGGGGCCGAGGTGACCGCGGTGACGCCCGCCGCCGACGGCGTCACGGTGTCCACTGCGGACGGTCGGTCCGTCCACACCGGACACGTCCTGTCCACGGTGCCGCTGCCGATCCTGGCCCGGCTGGCCGGCGCGGACGTGCCCGCGAGCGGGCTGACGTTCCGGGCGATGGCGCTGGTCTACCTGGTCCACGAGGGCGGCCGGTGGACCGAGTTCGACGCGCACTACCTGCCCGGCCCGGAGACCCCGGTGACGCGGCTGTCGGAGCCGGCCAACTACCGCGTCAGCCCCGAGGACCCCGCCGACCGTACGGTCCTGTGCGCCGAGATCCCCTGCGCGGTCGGCGACGCGGTCTGGACCGCCACCGACGACGAGCTCGCCACGATCGTCCGCGCCGGCCTGGCCGCGACCGGCCTGCCCCCGGTCCGGCTCGGCGGCGTGCACGTCCGCCGGCTCCCGCACGTCTACCCCGTCTACGAGATCGGGTACGCCGACGCGCTCCGCCCGCTGGACGACTGGGCCGACGGGCTGGAGCGGATCACCACCTTCGGCCGCCTCGGCCTGTTCGCCCACGACAACACCCACCACGCGATGGCCGAGGCCCTCGACGCCGTCGACGCCCTGCGCCCCGACGGCACCCGCGACCCCGTCCTCTGGGCCGCCGCCCGCGCCCGCTTCGCCGCCCACGTCGTCGAGGACTGA
- a CDS encoding lysylphosphatidylglycerol synthase domain-containing protein, whose amino-acid sequence MPRPRTSRLKQARRWLGVLALALAVGYLATVVDFGSLGAALEAVGRSPGALLGAVVLYAGAFALRSWAWTRVLPTLPYGQSWAALHVSLLGNHVLPFRLGEALRVTSVLRRTGLPAAPVTASAVALRAADLLAVLALAVVGAPAVANEFDAWGWVLAAVLLAAGVAAVVLLLRLKRRGAAVRMPGLGVAAAASVAWLLEAAVMWAAASAAGISLTYPQAVAVTAVTIAAQTIAVTPGGIGGYEAAATAALVGLGAGPGAALAAALVAHATKTAYSLVVGGVALVTPAPGYFGRLRLSRALPPRPAPVEPAPDAPIVAVIPVYNEEATVGDVVRRLPSVACGRPVRTVVVDDGSTDASAERARAAGATVLPQPRNLGLGAAVRRALAEATALRPACVVYLDADGEYAPEELAVLAAPVLAGRADYVIGSRFAGGARRMTAHRTAGNRLLTHWVRWMTRRRDLTDGQSGYRAFSADAAAAAEIVHDYNYAQVLTLDLLGKGYAYAEVPITYAFRTSGSSFIRLGTYLRKVLPAVHRELNGP is encoded by the coding sequence GTGCCGCGGCCGCGGACCTCGCGGCTGAAGCAGGCCCGCCGCTGGCTCGGGGTGCTGGCGCTGGCGCTCGCCGTCGGCTACCTGGCCACGGTCGTCGACTTCGGGTCGCTCGGGGCGGCGCTGGAGGCGGTCGGGCGCAGCCCGGGCGCGCTGCTCGGCGCCGTCGTCCTCTACGCCGGGGCGTTCGCGCTGCGCTCCTGGGCCTGGACCCGGGTGCTGCCGACCCTGCCGTACGGGCAGTCCTGGGCCGCGCTGCACGTCTCGCTGCTGGGCAACCACGTGCTGCCGTTCCGGCTCGGCGAGGCGCTGCGGGTGACCAGCGTGCTGCGCCGGACCGGGCTGCCGGCCGCGCCGGTCACCGCCTCCGCCGTCGCGCTGCGGGCGGCCGACCTGCTCGCCGTGCTGGCGCTGGCCGTCGTCGGTGCTCCCGCGGTCGCGAACGAGTTCGACGCCTGGGGCTGGGTGCTGGCCGCGGTCCTGCTCGCGGCCGGCGTCGCGGCCGTGGTCCTGCTGTTGCGGCTCAAGCGGCGTGGCGCCGCGGTCCGGATGCCCGGCCTGGGTGTCGCCGCGGCCGCGAGCGTGGCCTGGCTGCTGGAGGCGGCGGTGATGTGGGCCGCGGCGTCCGCCGCCGGGATCTCGCTCACCTATCCGCAGGCGGTCGCGGTCACCGCGGTGACGATCGCCGCGCAGACGATCGCGGTCACCCCCGGCGGCATCGGCGGCTACGAGGCCGCCGCCACCGCCGCCCTGGTCGGGCTGGGGGCCGGCCCGGGCGCGGCGCTGGCCGCCGCGCTGGTCGCGCACGCCACCAAGACCGCGTACTCGCTCGTGGTCGGGGGAGTCGCCCTGGTCACCCCGGCCCCGGGGTACTTCGGCCGGCTGCGGCTGTCCCGGGCGCTGCCGCCCCGGCCGGCCCCGGTCGAGCCGGCGCCGGACGCGCCGATCGTGGCGGTGATCCCGGTCTACAACGAGGAGGCCACCGTCGGCGACGTGGTCCGGCGGCTGCCGTCCGTGGCCTGTGGACGTCCGGTCCGGACGGTCGTGGTCGACGACGGCTCCACCGACGCCTCCGCCGAGCGGGCCCGGGCCGCCGGCGCCACCGTGCTGCCGCAGCCCCGCAACCTCGGGCTCGGAGCAGCCGTCCGCCGGGCGCTGGCGGAGGCGACCGCGCTGCGCCCGGCCTGCGTGGTCTACCTCGACGCGGACGGCGAGTACGCCCCCGAGGAGCTGGCCGTGCTGGCCGCCCCGGTGCTGGCCGGCCGGGCCGACTACGTGATCGGCTCCCGGTTCGCCGGCGGCGCCCGCCGGATGACGGCGCACCGCACCGCCGGCAACCGGCTGCTGACCCACTGGGTCCGCTGGATGACCCGCCGCCGCGACCTCACCGACGGCCAGAGCGGCTACCGCGCCTTCTCCGCCGACGCGGCCGCCGCGGCCGAGATCGTGCACGACTACAACTACGCCCAGGTCCTCACCCTCGACCTGCTCGGCAAGGGCTACGCGTACGCCGAGGTGCCGATCACGTACGCGTTCCGGACCAGCGGGAGCTCGTTCATCAGGCTCGGCACCTACCTGCGCAAGGTCCTCCCCGCCGTCCACCGCGAGCTCAACGGCCCCTGA
- a CDS encoding cold-shock protein, giving the protein MAQGTVKWFNAEKGYGFIAVEGGGADVFVHYSAIATSGYRSLDEGQKVEFDVTQGQKGPQAENVRPM; this is encoded by the coding sequence GTGGCACAGGGCACCGTGAAGTGGTTCAACGCCGAGAAGGGCTACGGCTTCATTGCCGTCGAAGGTGGGGGTGCCGACGTCTTCGTGCACTACTCCGCGATCGCGACGAGCGGCTACCGGAGCCTCGACGAGGGTCAGAAGGTCGAGTTCGACGTGACCCAGGGTCAGAAGGGTCCGCAGGCGGAGAACGTCCGCCCGATGTAG
- a CDS encoding ABC transporter ATP-binding protein produces the protein MTGVGVRRGRSHLLRSVDWTVELDERWVVLGPNGAGKTTLLQLAAAQLHPTTGTVEVLGERLGSVDVFELRPRIGLTSAALAARVPGAETVLDVVVSAGYAVLGRWREDYDLLDTGRARHLLYQLGVQGLAERRFGTLSEGERKRVQIARALMTDPELLLLDEPAAGLDLAGREQLVGRLAALAADPDAPTMVLVTHHVEEIPPGVTHALLMRGGLVVAAGLLTDVLTADLLSVTFGMPLALDRHAGRYAARAAL, from the coding sequence ATGACGGGTGTCGGTGTCCGGCGCGGCCGATCCCACCTGCTGCGCTCGGTCGACTGGACCGTCGAGCTGGACGAGCGCTGGGTCGTGCTCGGGCCCAACGGCGCCGGCAAGACCACGCTGCTGCAGCTGGCCGCGGCGCAGCTGCACCCGACCACGGGCACGGTCGAGGTGCTGGGGGAGCGGCTCGGCTCGGTCGACGTGTTCGAGCTGCGGCCGCGGATCGGGCTGACCAGCGCCGCGCTGGCGGCCCGGGTGCCGGGTGCGGAGACCGTGCTCGACGTCGTGGTCAGCGCCGGCTACGCGGTGCTCGGCCGGTGGCGCGAGGACTACGACCTGCTCGACACCGGCCGGGCCCGGCACCTGCTCTACCAGCTCGGCGTGCAGGGGCTGGCCGAGCGCCGGTTCGGGACGCTGTCGGAGGGCGAGCGCAAGCGGGTGCAGATCGCCCGCGCGCTGATGACCGACCCCGAGCTGCTGCTGCTGGACGAGCCGGCCGCGGGCCTGGACCTGGCCGGCCGGGAGCAGCTGGTCGGCCGGCTGGCCGCCCTCGCCGCCGACCCGGACGCGCCGACGATGGTGCTGGTCACCCACCACGTCGAGGAGATCCCGCCGGGAGTCACGCACGCGCTGCTGATGCGGGGCGGGCTGGTCGTCGCGGCCGGGCTGCTGACCGACGTGCTGACGGCGGACCTGCTCAGCGTGACGTTCGGGATGCCGCTGGCGCTCGACCGGCACGCCGGGCGGTACGCAGCGCGAGCAGCACTGTGA
- a CDS encoding NAD(P)-dependent oxidoreductase produces the protein MAVVVTGAAGFLGQALVAALAADGTAVVAVDRRPVATAGRAPDLGVTGPAGARVTTLQADLLAGDPAVAEALRTADAVFHLAGRPGVRDTGLTADAARTRDNVLATAAVLDLVPHRTPLVVTSSSSVYGDCPGRPSREDDPPRPLGAYARSKATMERLCAGRPVALLRPFTVAGEGQRPDMALARWIAAVRAGRPIRVLGSLDRTRDVTDVRDVVRAARLAAERDVTGPLNVGTGRPRTLADLAAAVCRVLAEAADLVVEPAAAVEPAATWADTTRLGRTLGFVPVTDLDDLVARQVAAAVEPVLVA, from the coding sequence ATGGCTGTCGTCGTCACGGGGGCCGCCGGGTTTCTCGGACAGGCCCTGGTCGCCGCGCTGGCCGCGGACGGGACGGCCGTGGTCGCCGTCGACCGCCGGCCCGTCGCGACCGCCGGCCGGGCCCCCGACCTCGGCGTGACCGGGCCGGCCGGCGCGCGGGTGACGACGCTGCAGGCTGATCTGCTCGCCGGCGACCCGGCCGTGGCCGAGGCCCTGCGCACCGCCGACGCGGTCTTCCACCTGGCCGGCCGCCCCGGCGTCCGCGACACCGGGCTCACCGCCGACGCCGCCCGGACCCGCGACAACGTGCTCGCCACCGCGGCCGTCCTCGACCTCGTCCCGCACCGGACCCCGCTCGTCGTCACCTCCTCCTCGTCCGTGTACGGCGACTGCCCGGGCCGGCCGTCGCGGGAGGACGACCCGCCGCGCCCGCTCGGTGCGTACGCCCGCAGCAAGGCCACGATGGAGCGGCTCTGTGCCGGCCGGCCGGTCGCGCTGCTGCGCCCGTTCACGGTGGCCGGCGAGGGGCAGCGGCCGGACATGGCGCTGGCCCGCTGGATCGCCGCGGTCCGGGCCGGGCGGCCGATCCGGGTGCTCGGTTCCCTCGACCGGACCCGCGACGTCACCGACGTCCGGGACGTGGTCCGGGCGGCCCGGCTCGCGGCCGAGCGCGACGTCACCGGCCCGCTGAACGTCGGCACCGGGCGTCCCCGGACGCTGGCCGACCTGGCCGCGGCGGTCTGCCGGGTGCTGGCCGAGGCGGCCGACCTGGTGGTCGAGCCGGCGGCGGCGGTGGAGCCGGCGGCCACCTGGGCCGACACCACCCGCCTGGGCCGTACGCTCGGGTTCGTGCCGGTGACCGACCTCGACGACCTCGTGGCCCGGCAGGTCGCGGCCGCGGTCGAGCCCGTCCTCGTGGCGTGA
- a CDS encoding acetolactate synthase: METIEGHGGDVAVAALRAAGVEEMFTLSGGHVFPVYDAAVRQKMRIVDVRHEQTATFAAEGTAKLTRRPGLAVVTAGPGVTNSVSAVTSAYFTGVPLVVLGGRAPTVNWGRGGLQELDHVPILAPVTKLSRTATTGDDIGPVLLAAAHTALSPHRGPVFVDVPMDTIFSPASASIAFEPPAAVAPDPDAVAAIARLIAAAERPAIIAGGDVWTGRAEQALRRAAAALDVPVFANGMGRGCLPADDPRAFSRVRGLLKKEADLVVVVGTPLDFRLAFGDFGSAAVVHVADSAGGVATHRELAGSASGDLAAILDGLAATGAGHAPWVARLREAEDAARAKDEPLLAGGGPAIRPPAVYGALRSRLARDAVVVGDGGDFVSYAGKYVDSYEPGCWLDPGPYGCLGTGLGYAMAARIARPSAQVVLLLGDGAAGFSLMDVDTLVRHDLPVVMVVGNNGAWGLEKHPMRQIYGYDVAAELRPETRYDEVVRALGGGGETVREPAELGPALDRAFASGVPYLVNVLTDPDDAYPRSSVLA; the protein is encoded by the coding sequence ATGGAGACGATCGAGGGTCACGGCGGCGACGTCGCGGTCGCCGCGCTGCGGGCGGCCGGGGTCGAGGAGATGTTCACGCTCTCCGGCGGGCACGTCTTCCCGGTCTACGACGCGGCGGTCCGGCAGAAGATGCGGATCGTCGACGTACGGCACGAGCAGACGGCCACGTTCGCGGCCGAGGGCACCGCGAAGCTGACCCGCCGGCCCGGGCTGGCCGTGGTGACGGCCGGTCCCGGGGTGACCAACTCCGTCTCCGCGGTGACCTCGGCGTACTTCACCGGGGTGCCGCTGGTCGTGCTCGGCGGCCGGGCCCCGACGGTGAACTGGGGCCGCGGCGGTCTGCAGGAGCTCGACCACGTGCCGATCCTCGCCCCGGTCACGAAGCTGTCCCGGACCGCGACGACCGGCGACGACATCGGCCCGGTGCTGCTGGCGGCCGCGCACACCGCGCTGTCGCCGCACCGGGGGCCGGTGTTCGTGGACGTCCCGATGGACACGATCTTCTCGCCGGCCTCGGCCTCGATCGCCTTCGAGCCGCCGGCGGCCGTGGCGCCCGACCCGGACGCGGTGGCCGCGATCGCCCGGCTGATCGCCGCGGCCGAGCGGCCCGCGATCATCGCCGGCGGGGACGTCTGGACCGGCCGGGCCGAGCAGGCGCTGCGCCGGGCCGCGGCCGCGCTGGACGTGCCGGTCTTCGCCAACGGGATGGGCCGCGGCTGTCTGCCCGCCGACGACCCGCGGGCGTTCTCCCGGGTCCGCGGGCTGCTGAAGAAGGAGGCCGACCTGGTCGTGGTCGTCGGCACGCCGCTGGACTTCCGGCTGGCGTTCGGCGACTTCGGGTCGGCCGCGGTGGTGCACGTCGCCGACTCGGCCGGCGGCGTCGCGACCCACCGGGAGCTGGCCGGCTCCGCGTCCGGCGACCTGGCCGCGATCCTCGACGGGCTGGCCGCCACCGGCGCCGGCCACGCGCCCTGGGTGGCCCGGCTGCGGGAGGCCGAGGACGCGGCCCGGGCCAAGGACGAGCCCCTGCTGGCCGGCGGCGGCCCGGCGATCCGGCCGCCCGCGGTCTACGGGGCGCTGCGGTCGCGGCTGGCCCGCGACGCGGTGGTCGTCGGCGACGGCGGCGACTTCGTCTCCTACGCGGGCAAGTACGTCGACTCGTACGAGCCCGGCTGCTGGCTGGACCCGGGTCCGTACGGGTGTCTGGGCACGGGGTTGGGGTACGCGATGGCGGCCCGGATCGCCCGCCCGTCGGCCCAGGTGGTCCTGCTGCTCGGGGACGGGGCGGCCGGGTTCTCGCTGATGGACGTGGACACGCTGGTCCGGCACGACCTGCCGGTGGTGATGGTGGTCGGCAACAACGGCGCCTGGGGGCTGGAGAAGCACCCGATGCGCCAGATCTACGGCTACGACGTGGCCGCCGAGCTGCGGCCGGAGACCCGCTACGACGAGGTCGTGCGGGCGCTGGGCGGGGGCGGGGAGACCGTCCGGGAGCCGGCCGAGCTGGGTCCGGCGCTGGACCGGGCCTTCGCCTCCGGGGTGCCGTACCTGGTCAACGTGCTGACCGACCCGGACGACGCCTACCCGCGCTCGTCCGTGCTGGCCTGA